Proteins encoded together in one uncultured Desulfosarcina sp. window:
- a CDS encoding sigma-54 dependent transcriptional regulator — protein sequence MTPRKKRILLVDDEEKLIQSIARRLTVLGFEPYTATSGMAAINLVMQQPVDLAIVDLQMPDMDGLVTITKLKEIHPSLKTVLLTGHGNEKVRQATESLNTIYFEKDEMGDFWSFIKKLNTDGNVVVIRPSGSAGGAENASGGPVPNTIEIHAPGRYPAGGHDPSSEVGKMMPSGDFARLRIVGETAAMQDLRKTIDRLAPLDCTIMLSGEDGTGKELAARVIHARSGRQRQRFLAIDCGDLGNAQFVRQLLGNENGDLCDALLSRRGIFGGDPVGSLFFDRVEALPRPMQTQLLKAIDTIERARAAAGQTGALDVRILVATESKLARLVESGRFDADLYDRLIFFNLAIPPLQARKDDIPPLCSYLLKKYSEDLNKPIDQIAPEVMDILSDYDFPGNVRELAHIIERAVIMAGGKTIEREHLPARFLETTAEADPPSNEDFVTLAQLEKRYIVDVLKACGGNKSKTAEILGISRAALWRKLKQLKDEQTGQ from the coding sequence ATGACTCCACGAAAAAAACGGATCCTGCTGGTCGACGATGAAGAAAAGTTGATCCAGTCCATCGCCAGGCGCCTCACCGTCCTGGGATTCGAACCCTACACGGCGACCAGCGGCATGGCGGCCATCAACCTCGTCATGCAGCAGCCCGTCGACCTGGCCATTGTCGATCTTCAGATGCCCGACATGGACGGCCTGGTAACGATTACCAAACTCAAGGAAATCCACCCCAGCTTAAAAACCGTCCTGCTCACCGGGCACGGCAACGAAAAGGTCCGGCAGGCCACCGAATCGCTCAACACCATCTATTTCGAAAAAGACGAGATGGGGGATTTCTGGAGTTTCATCAAAAAACTGAACACCGACGGCAACGTCGTGGTCATCCGTCCGTCGGGATCGGCGGGCGGCGCGGAAAATGCTTCGGGTGGTCCGGTGCCGAACACCATCGAGATTCATGCTCCCGGCCGCTACCCCGCCGGCGGGCACGATCCTTCGTCGGAGGTTGGAAAGATGATGCCTTCCGGTGATTTCGCACGGCTGAGGATTGTCGGCGAAACGGCGGCCATGCAGGATTTAAGGAAAACCATCGACCGGCTCGCACCGCTGGACTGCACCATCATGCTGTCGGGGGAAGACGGCACGGGCAAGGAACTGGCCGCCCGGGTCATTCACGCCCGAAGCGGGCGCCAGCGGCAGCGTTTCCTGGCCATCGACTGCGGCGACCTGGGCAACGCACAATTCGTGCGCCAGCTGCTCGGCAACGAAAACGGCGATCTGTGCGATGCACTTTTGTCCCGGCGCGGCATCTTCGGCGGCGACCCGGTAGGCAGCCTCTTTTTCGATCGCGTCGAAGCCCTGCCCCGTCCCATGCAGACGCAGCTGCTCAAGGCCATCGACACCATCGAACGGGCCAGGGCCGCCGCGGGCCAGACCGGAGCCCTGGACGTACGCATCCTGGTCGCAACGGAGTCCAAACTGGCCCGGTTGGTCGAAAGCGGCCGCTTCGATGCCGATCTGTATGACCGGCTGATCTTCTTCAACCTGGCCATCCCTCCGTTGCAGGCACGAAAGGACGACATCCCACCCCTGTGCAGCTACCTTCTGAAGAAATACAGCGAGGATCTGAACAAACCGATCGACCAGATCGCCCCTGAAGTCATGGATATCCTGTCGGATTACGACTTTCCGGGCAATGTCCGCGAGTTGGCCCACATTATCGAACGGGCCGTCATCATGGCCGGCGGCAAGACGATCGAGCGGGAACATTTGCCGGCAAGGTTTCTCGAAACAACCGCCGAGGCCGATCCGCCTTCGAACGAGGACTTCGTCACCCTGGCCCAGCTGGAAAAGCGCTACATCGTCGATGTTCTCAAAGCCTGCGGCGGCAACAAATCCAAGACCGCAGAGATATTGGGGATCAGCCGGGCAGCCCTGTGGCGCAAACTCAAGCAGCTCAAGGACGAGCAAACCGGGCAATGA